In a single window of the Chionomys nivalis chromosome 11, mChiNiv1.1, whole genome shotgun sequence genome:
- the A3galt2 gene encoding alpha-1,3-galactosyltransferase 2 — MALGAEWGLSWLRSHGGYRKQEGQRQRGQGTPIWALPRAKKRLLWQLLLTAFGFLGLYLYRLGSLRSLEVFIPMGICPRATMPLLRDNFTGVLRHWARPEVLTCTSWAAPIIWDGTFDPHVAEQEARRQNLTIGLTVFAVGRYLEKYLEHFLDSAEQHFMVGQSVVYYVFTDRPEAVPYLTLGQSRLLRVEHVQQENRWQDVSMARMRTLHKALGGQLGQEADYVFCLDVDQHFTSNFGPETLADLVAQLHAWHYHWPRWLLPYERDKRSAAALSFGEGDFYYHAALFGGSVAALRKLTAHCALGQQLDREHGIEAIWHDESHLNKFFWLNKPTKVLSPEFCWDLQIGWRTEIHTPRLLWEPKEYALVRN, encoded by the exons ATGGCTCTAGGGGCGGAATGGGGATTGAGCTGGCTAAGGTCACATGGAGGctacagaaaacaggaaggacagagacaaagAGGCCAAGGGACACCAATCTGGGCGCTACCAAG GGCCAAGAAGAGACTCCTGTGGCAGCTCCTCCTGACTGCATTTGGCTTCTTAGGCCTGTACCTATACAGGCTCGGTAGTCTCAG GTCCTTAGAAGTCTTCATCCCCATGGGCATCTGCCCTAGGGCCACAATGCCTCTGCTGAGGGACAACTTCACAGGTGTCCTGCGACACTG GGCCCGGCCTGAAGTCCTGACCTGTACCTCTTGGGCAGCACCAATCATTTGGGATGGTACCTTCGACCCACATGTAGCTGAGCAAGAGGCGAGACGGCAGAACCTCACCATTGGACTGACTGTCTTTGCTGTAGGCAG GTACCTGGAGAAGTACCTGGAACACTTCCTGGACTCTGCAGAGCAGCACTTCATGGTGGGTCAGAGCGTGGTGTACTACGTGTTCACTGATCGCCCGGAAGCAGTGCCCTACCTGACGCTGGGCCAGAGTCGCCTGCTGCGGGTGGAACATGTGCAGCAAGAGAACCGCTGGCAGGATGTGTCCATGGCGCGCATGCGCACGCTACACAAGGCGCTGGGAGGGCAGCTGGGGCAAGAGGCTGACTATGTTTTCTGCCTGGACGTTGACCAGCACTTCACCAGTAACTTCGGGCCGGAGACACTGGCTGATCTGGTGGCGCAGCTGCACGCCTGGCACTACCACTGGCCGCGGTGGCTGCTGCCCTATGAGCGGGACAAGCGATCCGCGGCTGCCCTGTCGTTTGGCGAGGGCGACTTCTACTACCACGCGGCCTTGTTCGGGGGCAGTGTGGCGGCACTGCGCAAGCTGACGGCTCACTGTGCGCTTGGCCAGCAGCTGGACCGTGAGCATGGCATCGAGGCGATCTGGCACGACGAGAGCCACCTCAACAAGTTCTTCTGGCTGAACAAGCCCACCAAGGTGCTGTCGCCTGAGTTCTGCTGGGATCTGCAAATTGGCTGGAGGACAGAGATCCACACCCCTCGCCTGCTCTGGGAGCCCAAGGAGTATGCACTGGTGCGAAACTAG
- the Phc2 gene encoding polyhomeotic-like protein 2 isoform X3, which translates to MTSGNGNSASSIAGTAPQNGENKPPQAIVKPQILTHVIEGFVIQEGAEPFPVGRSSLLVGNLKKKYAQGFLPEKLPQQDHTTTTDSEMEEPYLQESKEEGTPLKLKCELCGRVDFAYKFKRSKRFCSMACAKRYNVGCTKRVGLFHSDRSKLQKAGTTTHNRRRASKASLPTLTKDTKKQPSGTVPLSVTAALQLTHSQEDSSRCSDNSSYEEPLSPISASSSTSRRRQGQRDLELPDMHMRDLVGMGHHFLPSEPTKWNVEDVYEFIRSLPGCQEIAEEFRAQEIDGQALLLLKEDHLMSAMNIKLGPALKIYARISMLKDS; encoded by the exons ATGACCTCAGGGAACGGAAACTCTGCCTCCAGCATCGCCGGCACTGCCCCCCAGAATGGTGAGAATAAACCACCACAGGCCATTGTGAAACCCCAAATCCTGACGCATGTTATCGAAGGGTTTGTGATCCAGGAGGGGGCGGAGCCTTTCCCG GTGGGACGTTCGTCCCTGCTGGTGGGGAATCTCAAGAAGAAGTATGCACAGGGGTTCCTGCCTGAGAAGCTTCCACAGCAGGACCATACCACCACCACTGACTCAGAGATGGAGGAGCCCTACCTGCAAG AATCCAAAGAGGAGGGTACCCCCCTCAAACTCAAGTGTGAGCTCTGTGGACGGGTGGACTTTGCCTACAAGTTCAAGCGTTCCAAGCGTTTCTGCTCCATGGCTTGTGCAAAGAG GTATAACGTGGGATGCACCAAACGAGTGGGACTTTTCCACTCAGACCGGAGCAAGCTGCAGAAGGCAGGGACCACAACCCACAACCGCCGACGGGCCAGCAAAGCTAGTCTGCCCACACTTACCAAGGACACCAAGAAACAG ccCTCAGGCACTGTACCCCTTTCAGTTACTGCTGCCTTGCAGCTGACACACAGCCAGGAAGACTCCAGCCGGTGCTCAGACAACTCAAGCTATGAGGAACCCTTGTCACCCATCTCAGCCAGCTCATCCACCTCCCGACGGCGACAAGGCCAGAGGGATCTGGAGCTCCCTGACATGCACATGCGGGACCTGGTAGGCATGGGACACCACTTCCTGCCAAGTGAGCCCACAAAGTGGAATGTAGAAGATGTCTATGAATTCATCCGCTCTCTGCCAG GTTGCCAGGAGATCGCCGAGGAGTTCCGTGCCCAGGAGATTGATGGGCAAGCCCTGCTGCTGCTCAAGGAGGACCACCTGATGAGTGCCATGAACATCAAGCTGGGGCCTGCCCTGAAGATCTATGCACGCATCAGCATGCTCAAGGACTCCTAG